From one Eptesicus fuscus isolate TK198812 chromosome 3, DD_ASM_mEF_20220401, whole genome shotgun sequence genomic stretch:
- the IQCJ gene encoding IQ domain-containing protein J — protein MEVWVKEEMKRLQNPLEQVNDGKYLLENHQLAMDMENNIEKYHLNLQPLESKVKIIQRAWREYLQRQDPLEKRCPSPPSVSSDKLSSSVSMNTFSDSSTPVSAIYLFMV, from the exons gaagaaatgaaaagattgCAGAATCCTTTAGAACAAGTGAATGATGGAAAATATTTACTTgaaaa TCACCAGTTGGCCATGGATATGgagaataatattgaaaaatatcacCTCAATCTACAGCCCTTGGAATCAAAAGTGAAAAT CATTCAGCGAGCGTGGCGCGAGTACCTGCAGCGGCAGGACCCCCTGGAGAAGAGGTGCCCGTCCCCGCCCTCCGTGTCCTCGGACAAGCTGAGCAGCTCCGTCAGCATGAACACCTTCTCCGACAGCAGCACACCCGTGAGTGCCATTTACCTTTTCATGGTCTGA